In Vicia villosa cultivar HV-30 ecotype Madison, WI unplaced genomic scaffold, Vvil1.0 ctg.000305F_1_1, whole genome shotgun sequence, the following are encoded in one genomic region:
- the LOC131626558 gene encoding uncharacterized protein LOC131626558 produces MSNLTKLDFGALDISGKNYLTWALNAQIYLSAEGHADTIKEGNKSSDQQKAKAMIFLRRHLHEDLKNEYLTVTDPHVLWKNLKDRYDHQKTIILPKARYEWMHLRLQDFKSVSDYNYAMFRITSKLLLCGEKVTDEDMLEKTFSTFHASNVLLQQQYRENGFIKYSDLISCLLVAEQNNELLMKNHEARPTGTTLFPEVNVARHNHYRKNRVRGRAYARGRGRNYAHGLGFDRGRNWNHKNTYFHPKWKMLKRMKKGSE; encoded by the coding sequence ATGTCAAATCTTACAAAATTGGATTTTGGGGCTCTTGATATTTCGGGAAAGAACTATTTGACATGGGCCCTAAACGCCCAAATTTATTTAAGCGCAGAAGGTCACGCTGACACTATTAAAGAAGGAAATAaatcatctgatcaacaaaaggcAAAAGCCATGATATTCCTTCGTCGTCACCTTCACGAGGATCTTAAAAATGAGTATCTTACCGTAACTGACCCACATGTCTTGTGGAAAAATTTGAAAGATAGATATGATCATCAAAAAACGATTATCCTACCAAAAGCTCGATATGAATGGATGCATTTACGTTTGCAGGATTTTAAAAGTGTAAGTGATTATAATTATGCAATGTTTAGAATAACTTCTAAGTTATTATTATGTGGAGAAAAAGTAACTGATGAAGATATGCTAGAAAAAACATTTTCCACTTTTCATGCATCCAATGTGCTCCTCCAGCAACAGTATCGAGAAAATGGGTTTATTAAATATTCTGACCTAATATCTTGTCTTCTTGTGGCTGAGCAAAATAATGAACTATTGATGAAAAATCACGAGGCCCGTCCCACTGGTACAACTCTATTCCCAGAAGTGAATGTGGCAAGGCACAACCACTATAGGAAAAATCGTGTTCGCGGTCGTGCATATGCACGTGGTCGTGGTCGTAATTATGCTCATGGTCTTGGTTTTGATCGTGGTCGCAATTGGAATCATAAAAACACATATTTCCACCCGAAGTGGAAAAtgttgaaaagaatgaaaaaagggtCAGAGTag